A DNA window from Bubalus bubalis isolate 160015118507 breed Murrah chromosome 20, NDDB_SH_1, whole genome shotgun sequence contains the following coding sequences:
- the HDDC3 gene encoding guanosine-3',5'-bis(diphosphate) 3'-pyrophosphohydrolase MESH1 isoform X2 has product MGSEVAQLLEAADFAARKHQRQRRKDPEGTPYINHPIGVARILTHEAGITDIVVLQAALLHDTVEDTDTTLDEVELHFGDQVRRLVEEVTDDKTLPKLERKRLQVEHAPQSSPGAKLVKLADKLYNLRDLNRCTPEGWSEHRVQEYFEWAAQVVKGLQGTNRQLEEALRQLFKERGLTL; this is encoded by the exons ATGGGCTCCGAGGTGGCCCAGCTCCTGGAGGCTGCTGACTTCGCGGCCCGCAAGCACCAACGGCAGCGGCGGAAGGACCCCGAAGGGACCCCCTACATCAACCACCCTATCG GTGTGGCTCGGATCCTGACCCACGAGGCGGGGATCACTGACATTGTGGTATTACAG GCAGCCCTGCTCCATGACACAGTGGAGGACACAGACACCACCCTGGATGAGGTGGAGCTGCACTTTGGGGACCAAGTGCGGCGCCTGGTGGAGGAGGTGACAGATGACAAGACTCTGCCCAAGCTGGAGAGAAAGCGGCTGCAGGTGGAGCACGCACCCCAGAGCAGCCCCGGAGCTAAACTGGTGAAGCTGGCAGATAAGCTGTACAATCTGAGGGACCTGAATCGCTGCACCCCAGAGG GATGGTCTGAACACCGAGTCCAGGAATACTTCGAGTGGGCAGCACAGGTGGTGAAGGGGCTCCAGGGAACAAACCGACAGCTGGAAGAGGCTCTAAGGCAGCTGTTTAAGGAGCGGGGGCTGACACTCTGA